In Deltaproteobacteria bacterium, a genomic segment contains:
- a CDS encoding four helix bundle protein translates to MKDYKDLEVWKKSMDLVVDIYKLIKQLPKEETYALSDQIRRSAVFIPSNIAEGASRKSTKEFVNFLYITLGSSSELETQLILAREIGYVNNENLKQILADLIIIRKMIHSLINYLRGKQK, encoded by the coding sequence ATGAAAGATTACAAGGATTTGGAAGTTTGGAAAAAGTCTATGGATTTGGTTGTAGATATTTATAAATTGATAAAACAATTGCCAAAAGAAGAAACCTATGCTTTATCTGATCAGATTAGGAGGTCTGCTGTTTTTATTCCTTCAAATATAGCAGAAGGAGCATCTAGAAAATCAACAAAGGAGTTTGTCAATTTTTTGTATATAACATTAGGATCATCCAGTGAATTGGAAACTCAACTTATTTTAGCAAGAGAAATTGGTTACGTGAATAATGAAAATTTAAAACAGATTTTAGCAGATTTAATTATTATCCGTAAAATGATTCATTCACTCATAAATTATTTAAGGGGTAAGCAAAAATGA